TATtacttaatttatttttgtagatGTCTTCAAGGACCAGTGTATAGGATTTAAGGAAatctattggcagaaatggaatataatattcataattatgttttcattagtgtataATCACCTGAAACAAAGAATCGTGGTGTTTTCGTTAGCTAAGAATGAGCCCTTCATATATCTACATAGGGAGCACAAGGAGCCTGCTATGCTGTACCGCCATGTTTCTACACCGAACACTGGCTCTAGAGAGGGCCTTTCCTGTTTTTACATTACCTGAAAAGTCCCCTAGGTTCTACTACACGCTTGGTGAGGGGAGGGGTATTCAGTTGGATGCAATCTGCAACCTCATTGCTAGATGCCAATACATCCTACACACTGTTCCTTTTAAACATGTCTGGAGGGGATCATTAACTCAAAAATGTTaccattttttatattattatgacTGTAGGAATTGTAATTGCATGAAGATTTTCTGAATAATGGTGTAGTCTGTAATGAGATTGCAGGTTATTAAATAGAGGTCCATATGTTTTATAAGGTTTATAACAAAACTACCAGTAAAGCTGAAATAGATACAAGTTGATCAGGTCAGTTGTTTATATGCAAACAGAAAACACGCCAGACTGACAGCTGAAAATAGATTAATATCATTAAGATTCTCTTCTCCTCTATTTTAGGTTTTAGTGCTCAGTTAGTACTTTATAGTACTCATAGTCATActttatatacatatgtgtttatattatcattttattttaaagtttcatttctctctgttgttttgctgttaggttgttttttttggtaagAGGTTATTCGgtgttattttgttttccatCAATCACTGTTGCTTTAACTTCTATGTCACTTTAAATTGTATGAAAGGTGCAACATAAagttaaatgattaattgactGAGCAACAAACAAAAGTAAGTGCCTGGTGGGACTACAGTAAAAGCCTTTCAATGGCTAGTGGTCAAAATATCATCCAATAATTAATCACCACTATAGTTTTACTGTGTTCATCAGCAGCACACTCACCTGTGCATGGCAGTGTGTTCTCCATGGTCCAGTGCATTTTGTGATTTGTCTCTCTGAAGGTGAGCACAACATCCACCCTACAGAACGGCTGCAGGAGTTGTTTGCTGTCTGTGCAGGTCTGTAAAACAATCCTGTTTAGATGTTTTACACTGTAATTAATCCTTTATGGGAAAAGGCACACATTACCTACATTTTAAGAAATGTCAAACACAAAATTTACCACCATGATAATTAACTCTGGTTTGGAAACATGAGAGCGCTAACTATTGTTTCAGCACAAACCTTGGTCTGGAGTATTTGGGCTGTAGGAATGGTCAGTGTCACAAATTCACTTGTCTCATGCACAGTGAAATTATCTGTCTGGTTCACCGACACATTACTGACTGTCAGTGCTTCGTCGTCAGCGCTGCCTCGCTTGGTCAAACCCATACGCTGTTTAAAAATGTGCAGCACAGTCTCCTCTGGTGTGGACGTAGTCACTGAAATTTACATCAGGGATCAAATGTTACTGGGATCATtggtggaaatactcaagtacagtacaagtacctaaaaaatgtacttgtactgtaaatatgtatttccattttatgctacttcattcttctacttcactacatttcattcagatggaaatattgaactttttactccactacatttaagaGTTTAGATTAAACAAATATGATAAGCACAGGCAGCCTTTCTGGCTTGTGGCCATCAGTTTGTAGTTGGGACCTATAAACCTCTCAGATGGTTtcttttatatatctttttaagAGATTAAAGAGGTTAAAAGTATGCAACATTTCAAAAGTCCAAATAGtgaatattagtttttttttcttctttccaacCCTCATTGTCAAGACCCCCTCAGATGTATCTTTTGGCCCTTTGGAATGGGAACCTAACTTTATATAAAGTTTATATAAGTAGCTCTACCTTAACTGGAGAAATGCTATATAGAAATTAATATATCAGTATACATCTAACCATGTAATAATATATCACTCACAGGACAGAgagagtacttttactttggaaATTTTAAAGGGTGCATATGATGAAAAACTTGCTTAAGCATATAAATTTGGGTATCTGGAGTGCCTACCAacccacaaactgtgaaatGAGACAACCCGGTCAGTTTTTTTGTGGGCTGCCAAAATCAGACAACATGGGATTTAACAAGCCCTTCAGATTTGGCTCTTATGTCACGTGCAGGCTCATTAGAATATACCTCCCCCCTCTTGGCATCATATTTAGAAGCCCTTGGtcaggactcttggcgtcactttttgacgctctggttcgggacgtacgtttaactgacatgtggcACAAGAATGAGACAGTTAGGTTCAGGAAAACACCATGgttggggttacaaaatgtacaggacatgaaccccggtctcttgggtgaaagtcctgacccatccaccaccccaaccaatcacCGCGGTCGTGGTGTTGCTATGCCCAGTGTGTTccatttttgcgtcggtatctgaaaATGAacgccactgaccaagcgtcagtattttacaagttgggagtgagaacgggttggacagacagtatataaataaCTTCCAGTATTAATTATCTGCTTGCTACCCACCTTTTGGACACGTAGCTTCCATACTGTAGGCATACTGACCACTGACCAGCTTCAAGGCCAAGAATTCCCCTTCATTTTCCATTACCTGTGTTGACCAAAGACATccaaaaaaatacagtaatgaAGTACATTTTAGTTGTAATGTTGCCATTGGTCACTAGGTGGCAGAATGCTGTGTGAATACTCTTACTTTGACAGGGCTCAAGACCTCCCTTCTCCTGCCTTGAACTGTAATGTCTGGTCCATTAATGTCAATATTCATCTGAATCAGGCTGGCGTCCTCCAGAGCTACAATGAGGTGATCGCTCAGAGAAAGTGACCACTGCAGCTATAATGCACAaccaaacatgcaaacacaaaaaacagtcTGACAGTCAGACAGATACCCTCTgcctgttttctttctctcatccaAACATATTTGCAAAAATATGTGTTCATTAATAACTCAATGATGCAATCATATTTTAAAGAGCCAATTTCATCATATGATTGATTTCAATGTCTACCTCATTGTCCCAGATGTCATAGGGAACTTGTCTGGTCACCTACAGACACATGAATCTTATCAGTAACAAAGCAAAAtactaacaaaaaaacaaaaaagtgaaaagttacaaaaaactCCAGTCAGCAGTTACCTGAATAAAATCCGGGTCACATTGGATTTGCTCTCTGTTTGGCAGTACAGAAACCAGGGGACATTTCATTATGAAACTATGAGGTCTGCCTCTGAATCGATTTATCCTCTTCACCAAATGCAGTGTCAAGACATGGTAGCCATGCTGAAAGATTAACATGCAGCCAGAGAATTACCACCAGGCCTATCTGCAAAGGTCAAATGTCAGAGTTTTGGACATGCATTAGATATTTCTTAAAAGAGTGACATACCTGTTGCTGGACAAAACATCCAGTGTAACTGACTCTAAAAATAAAGTTCTTGTTAGCCTCTTTGTGCAATGTGAATCCACAGTCAGACAGCTGGAGATTTAGGTGATCCAGAGAAGCAAGGTTGACTTGGGGAATAAACAAGGTAAGTCAGAAGCATTTTATCTCATATTTATGtgaatattttgtcatttattgtgccaGAAAGGATTACCTTGGGTCTGTAAGGCCCCAGACAGCCAGAGTCCCAACCCTTCAATCCTTGCACTGTGTATCCATATCTCCATGTATTCAGAAAAACATGCCACGTCTCCTTCTGTATAAATGCAATTTATTTCTTAGGAACTATGTAGAAGCATCATTACCAATTTCTTTTCATcacataaaaaatgtttacCTGTTAATCTCGCTGTTGGGGTATCAATCCATTCTCTTTTCTGAATGGAAAGCACATTCCTCATGATAAAGCATTGTAaaacactgcagaaaaaaaataaggtaGAAATGAGCTTACATTTTGAAAATTGTGAATAGCTCAAGTCAATTTTGTACAGCCTTATGCTACTCACATAGTTCTAAGTAGGATGCCAAATCTTATGTGATCCATGTCACTTCCACTGATGAAAACTTGAATGGGCAGTCTCACCCTTGCCTATTTGTAGGTAAGTGGGCTGATGTCACTGGGGAGGGGGAAAAACACAGGTGTGTTTGCTTTGGCATGTTAAAAGTAAGTGACATAAAAGTCCCAAAGAATGATCACTGTCTCCAGCATGTGTGAAAAACAGGTTTTAAGGCAATTGTAGACCCTCTTATTTGTCAAGATTTCTGTCACTACATAATTTGGGATGATGTATCATAGACATGTATATATGTCTATGATAATCTATTATGAATTAAGCCCTTAATATCCagcttttcccttttatttaaTCTCAAGTAGCTTTAAACAAAAAGTGTACCACAGTCTCACATCTATTCACCTTGTTCCATTTCGTCATTTGAAATTATATGACGATTACAATGAGAAAAATTTCAACTGTcaccaatgtttttttatggctgCACCATTCCATCAAATTCAAATATTCTATATTTCTTATAGGCTATCactttaatatgtttttgttgttgttattgttttagAAACTTTTGGATTCTGTGGGTTTGAACAATGTTTGGCTAGCACAGAATACGTTTTTAGAAGCTGCAACACTGGTGGGTCAGATGGGTGTTGCATTTGATGATGCATTTATGATAGTTTTCGGAAAAGATAATTTTAGGCCTATTAGACATATCATAATCATATCACAATTATAGCTTAttaaaaatgtagcctaaaccAAAAAGCCAAAACTTTTCTCAATTCTCACGGTGGCAtgttattaaataaatgatagCCTATTCTTCTTTCTCAGTGCGCACCCTTTGTCTGAGCTCTTAATGTGAATCGTTATGGTTAGACTTCAAAGGGTAACTTACGATCTTTAAACTTTGCCCATTGCAAGTTATGAAACACGACACAGTTAATACAGTTAACTACTTAACATGTTGGTGAAGTCTGTAAAAAGTTAACCGATGACTGTTGACCTGAAGTCAAACTATTaactaaatgtttttaattttactttttgGCATCCCTACAAAAACTAACAGTGAGCTCTTCCAACTGGGTGATGTCATCTCGACAAAGTACGTAGAAAGTACGCAGCCATTTTGTTAGCTAGCTCGAGGTTACAGAGGTTAGCCGTGTACTGTTGCAAATATCCTCTGCGGTTTTACGATTTCTTACTTAAATCTTACTGAGAAAAGATACATTGACGTTGTTGTTATTTGCGTACAATTTTCGGCTACACGCTCGTAGACAAAAGGGGGACTCGTGTGTTTGTTACGGGAAAACGAGCGCGAAACTGGATGGTCATTCATTTTCCAAGCCGCCTTGAGTTTGCTAgcttgttagctaacgttagctggctaaCTTGTTTACGCGTGGTGTGAGCCGAGAAGAACACATAAACAGTATTTATAGCTGCAAGCTATTGAATGTTAGAGAGTTGTTGAGTGAGTGTTAGCGTTTCACGCAGGTTGTCTGTCTGCGTTTGACTGCCCTTGCATTTTAGTTGCGTCACCCACTTAAGTCAACTTCAGCGACGATCGAAGCTACAAACTCGTGTGCATCATCTGCTGCTTCCACTCGGACCAGCGCTCAGCCATTTAGACACCATGTCAGAGTTGTACATTCGTGTGGCTGAGGATGAAAACGAAGAGCCCATGGAGATCCCTTCAGAGGACGATGGGACTATTTTGCTGTCATCGGTAGCAGCACAGTTTCCAGGGGCGTGCGGGCTGCGGTACAGGAACCCAGAGTCCCAGTGCATGAGGGGAGTCCGGCTGGTGGAGGGTGTCCTGCATGCACCTGAGAACGACTGGGGAAGCTTGGTCTATGTCGTTAATTACCCCAAAGGTGAGGTGTAAATGACTTGGGCTTtcctcattattattattgtatataaCTAAAAGTGTGTAGGGCTGGGTAACGTTATCCTTAAAAACATTTCGATACCGTGaattcgataccggttcctgaacgatactttttcGATACGAATTTTATAACATCCATTTAACATAAAGacattacacatacatacacttgtACAATAcaactcattttttttctgtcagcaCACTGTAGTCAATcctctcaaaatacaacacacatgaGCCCCCTTCTTTTATTGTTTCCTGCCTCTACAACGTGCAACGTTCGCCAGCCAATCACGAGCATTATTAGATCATATTACAAGCATGTTGCATGcatattggctcactgacgctgatgagatttactccttaggtattgaaatttgtaTTGAATGACAAAGCATTTTTTTGATACTATGGAGggaattcggtcggtgcctaaaagtaTCGAAGttcacccagccctagttaacCCTGTCTACAagcactcagttgccagtttattaggcaTACTTGGCATGCAGTCTTAAACAacagaggtgttgattcaacttgcCATTATGTTGCTTATGAATTGCTTTGCCTAACACTAAGAAGTCTTTCAAGTAGTACCTCATTGTTATAAATGGCATggtcaaaatatttaaaaactatCTTAAAGTGCAATACAGTTCAACACCACAACTGCTGCCTCCAAAACACAATAATAAAGTTGAATCAGTGCCTCTGCATTCATTTTAGCTAGTTTTGGTCTGACTCAGACTAAAATGTTAATGCGCCATCATTATGCGCCgttatttttttgacaatgGCATGCTTCCATCTTTGTGTCAACACTTTCCTGTTCTAACATGACAATCCTCTCATGCACAAAGTAAGGTACGTAAGGAAAAGGTTTTTGAGTTTGGTGTGGATGATTTTGACTGGCCTGCA
This genomic interval from Sander vitreus isolate 19-12246 chromosome 7, sanVit1, whole genome shotgun sequence contains the following:
- the ciroz gene encoding ciliated left-right organizer protein containing ZP-N domains homolog; this encodes MDHIRFGILLRTIVLQCFIMRNVLSIQKREWIDTPTARLTEGDVACFSEYMEIWIHSARIEGLGLWLSGALQTQVNLASLDHLNLQLSDCGFTLHKEANKNFIFRVSYTGCFVQQQHGYHVLTLHLVKRINRFRGRPHSFIMKCPLVSVLPNREQIQCDPDFIQVTRQVPYDIWDNELQWSLSLSDHLIVALEDASLIQMNIDINGPDITVQGRRREVLSPVKVMENEGEFLALKLVSGQYAYSMEATCPKVTTSTPEETVLHIFKQRMGLTKRGSADDEALTVSNVSVNQTDNFTVHETSEFVTLTIPTAQILQTKTCTDSKQLLQPFCRVDVVLTFRETNHKMHWTMENTLPCTARPAESHITSSPGPNTTTLSTLNFKHDSLTTEQPLLDRLNERAPFEEMTAELSTTNSPHTQTEARSFNFHTDEMSKSQSGNLSSGFDGDTITSNNGTEISFFDFINVTIHTSAEPEFLESSATAEPSDTSVLTMVPPEDEYQQFNTTSGNKEQQKQRRLKWIWED